A window from Odocoileus virginianus isolate 20LAN1187 ecotype Illinois chromosome 24, Ovbor_1.2, whole genome shotgun sequence encodes these proteins:
- the LOC139029677 gene encoding phosphatidylinositol 4-phosphate 5-kinase type-1 alpha, producing MASASSGSSAVGCSSADSGVPPCTSASASGIKRPTASEVPYSSGMSMKKIGHRGVDSSGETTYKKTTSSALKGAIQLGITHTVGSLSTKPERDVLMQDFYVVESIFFPSEGSNLTPAHHYNDFRFKTYAPVAFRYFRELFGIRPDDYLYSLCNEPLIELCNSGASGSLFYVSSDDEFIIKTVQHKEAEFLQKLLPGYYMNLNQNPRTLLPKFYGLYCVQAGGKNIRIVVMNNLLPRSVKMHIKYDLKGSTYKRRASQKEREKPLPTLKDLDFLQDIPDGLFLDADMYNALCKTLQRDCLVLQSFKIMDYSLLVSIHNIDHAQREPLGSEAQCSADTRRPAPQKALYSTAMESIQGEARRGGTMETDDHMGGIPARNSKGERLLLYIGIIDILQSYRFVKKLEHSWKALVHDGDTVSVHRPSFYAERFQRFMCTTVFKKIPLKPSPSKKFRSGSSFSRRAGPSGNSCVTYQPSVSGEHKAQVTTKAEVEPGVHLGRPDVLPQTPPLEKISEVSTIPDPYFSPVVGETLQALTTSSTLLEKHEVPESEFVH from the coding sequence CTGGCTCGTCGGCGGTAGGGTGTTCATCTGCGGATTCCGGCGTCCCTCCCTGCACCTCGGCCTCAGCATCCGGAATCAAGAGACCCACGGCATCTGAGGTGCCTTATTCCTCTGGCATGTCCATGAAGAAAATAGGTCACCGAGGTGTTGATTCCTCAGGAGAGACAACATATAAAAAGACAACCTCATCAGCCTTAAAAGGTGCCATCCAGTTAGGCATTACTCACACTGTGGGAAGCCTGAGTACCAAACCAGAGCGGGATGTCCTCATGCAAGACTTCTATGTGGTGGAGAGTATTTTCTTCCCAAGTGAAGGCAGCAACCTGACCCCTGCTCATCACTACAATGACTTTCGATTCAAGACCTACGCACCTGTTGCCTTCCGATACTTTCGGGAGTTATTTGGTATCCGGCCTGATGATTACTTGTACTCCCTCTGCAATGAACCACTGATTGAACTCTGCAACTCTGGGGCTAGTGGTTCCCTCTTCTATGTGTCCAGTGATGATGAATTCATCATAAAAACAGTCCAGCACAAAGAGGCGGAGTTTCTGCAGAAGCTGCTTCCAGGATACTACATGAACCTCAACCAGAACCCTCGGACTTTGCTGCCTAAGTTCTATGGACTGTACTGTGTGCAGGCAGGTGGTAAGAATATTCGAATTGTCGTGATGAACAATCTCTTACCACGGTCAGTCAAGATGCATATCAAGTATGACCTCAAGGGCTCAACATACAAAAGGCGAGCTTCCCAAAAAGAGCGAGAGAAACCTCTCCCTACCCTTAAAGATCTGGACTTCTTACAAGACATCCCTGATGGGCTCTTTTTGGATGCCGATATGTACAATGCTCTATGCAAGACCCTGCAGCGTGACTGTTTGGTGCTGCAGAGCTTCAAGataatggactatagcctcctgGTGTCAATCCATAACATAGATCATGCGCAGCGAGAGCCTTTAGGCAGTGAAGCACAGTGTTCAGCTGATACTCGCAGACCAGCCCCCCAAAAGGCTCTCTATTCCACAGCCATGGAATCTATCCAGGGCGAGGCTCGGCGAGGTGGCACCATGGAGACCGATGACCATATGGGTGGCATCCCGGCCCGGAATAGTAAAGGGGAAAGGCTGCTGCTTTATATTGGGATCATTGACATTCTGCAGTCTTACAGGTTTGTTAAGAAGTTGGAGCATTCTTGGAAAGCTCTGGTACATGATGGGGACACCGTATCAGTGCATCGCCCCAGCTTCTACGCTGAACGGTTCCAGCGTTTCATGTGCACTACAGTTTTTAAGAAGATTCCCTTGAAGCCCTCTCCTTCCAAAAAGTTTCGGTCTGGCTCATCTTTCTCTCGGCGAGCAGGCCCCAGCGGCAACTCCTGCGTAACTTACCAGCCATCAGTCTCTGGGGAACACAAGGCACAAGTGACAACAAAGGCGGAAGTGGAGCCAGGCGTCCACTTGGGTCGTCCTGATGTTTTACCTCAGACTCCACCTTTGGAGAAAATCAGTGAGGTCTCGACTATTCCTGACCCCTATTTCTCACCTGTAGTTGGAGAGACTTTGCAAGCGCTAACTACAAGTTCAACCCTCTTGGAAAAACATGAAGTTCCAGAGTCAGAGTTCGTCCATTGA